One window of Bacillus alkalicellulosilyticus genomic DNA carries:
- the spoVAE gene encoding stage V sporulation protein AE: MEYFIAFAVGGAICLLGQLLLDVFKLTPTHMMSTLVVIGALLDGFHLYDRLIDFAGAGATVPITSFGHSLVHGAMSEADRYGFLGVGMGIFEVTSVGISTSILFGFLVAIVFKPRG, from the coding sequence ATGGAATATTTCATTGCGTTTGCTGTAGGCGGTGCGATTTGCCTTTTGGGACAACTTCTATTAGATGTCTTTAAGCTGACGCCTACCCATATGATGAGTACTCTTGTGGTCATTGGAGCTTTGTTGGATGGCTTCCACTTATATGATCGCTTAATAGACTTTGCAGGGGCAGGAGCTACTGTTCCAATTACAAGCTTTGGACACTCGCTTGTTCATGGTGCGATGTCTGAAGCGGACCGCTATGGCTTTTTAGGAGTTGGGATGGGAATTTTTGAGGTGACATCTGTAGGTATTTCTACCTCGATTTTATTTGGATTCTTAGTAGCGATAGTATTTAAACCTAGGGGGTGA
- the spoVAD gene encoding stage V sporulation protein AD, whose amino-acid sequence MKRKGKQTWKFSEGVFIASSATAVGPLEAKGPLHESYDKTYSKLYCEESNWELAERRLLTDAIEETLKKDHKKQKEIDFLLAGDLLNQNVTSNYVARQQQIPFIGMFAACSTITETLALGSVLIDGGYAENVICATSSHNATAERQFRFPTEFGGQKPDSSTFTVTGAGAALLTNRPSPIKITYATVGKVIDLGVKDPFNMGSAMAPAAFDTITTHLEETKQDISDFDIIVTGDLSRIGTIVLRELFKEKRIDISHKHHDCGVMIYSPDQPVFAGGSGCACPAVVTFGHLFSEMKKGKIKKMLVVATGALLSPTMMQQKETIPCIAHGIVFEAGVMET is encoded by the coding sequence GTGAAGCGCAAGGGGAAGCAAACCTGGAAGTTTTCTGAAGGTGTTTTTATTGCTTCAAGTGCTACAGCGGTTGGCCCATTAGAAGCAAAAGGACCTTTACATGAAAGCTATGATAAAACATATAGCAAACTGTATTGTGAAGAATCCAATTGGGAGTTAGCCGAACGACGCCTTCTAACTGATGCCATTGAAGAAACGTTGAAAAAAGACCATAAAAAGCAAAAGGAAATTGACTTTCTTTTGGCCGGAGATTTATTAAATCAAAATGTGACATCAAACTATGTAGCTAGGCAGCAGCAAATTCCTTTCATAGGAATGTTCGCTGCATGTTCGACCATAACTGAAACACTGGCATTAGGATCTGTCCTTATTGATGGAGGTTATGCCGAAAATGTCATCTGTGCCACGAGTAGCCATAATGCTACAGCGGAGAGACAATTTCGGTTTCCGACTGAATTTGGGGGCCAAAAACCAGACTCATCCACATTTACAGTCACAGGTGCAGGCGCAGCCCTTTTAACGAACCGTCCTTCACCGATAAAAATTACGTACGCTACTGTTGGCAAGGTGATTGACTTAGGAGTCAAAGACCCTTTTAATATGGGATCAGCTATGGCTCCGGCCGCTTTTGATACGATTACTACTCACCTTGAGGAGACAAAGCAAGATATATCTGATTTTGACATTATCGTCACGGGCGATTTATCAAGAATAGGTACTATTGTATTGCGAGAATTGTTCAAGGAGAAAAGGATTGACATTTCTCATAAGCACCATGATTGTGGAGTGATGATTTATAGTCCTGACCAGCCTGTATTTGCTGGTGGTAGTGGCTGTGCATGTCCAGCAGTCGTTACATTTGGTCATTTGTTTTCTGAAATGAAAAAAGGAAAAATAAAAAAAATGTTAGTTGTCGCAACGGGAGCATTGTTAAGCCCTACAATGATGCAACAAAAAGAAACCATACCATGCATCGCGCATGGTATCGTTTTTGAAGCAGGGGTGATGGAAACATGA
- the spoIIAA gene encoding anti-sigma F factor antagonist → MSLLINLEQKGTVLLVRLEGELDHHTAEQLRQQVEERFEQFELKHIVLNLENLSFMDSSGLGVILGRYKQVKNIGGEMVVCAISPAVKRLFEMSGLFKIIRLEESEQFALQTLGVA, encoded by the coding sequence TTGAGTTTACTAATTAATCTTGAACAAAAAGGAACGGTGTTGCTCGTTCGACTTGAAGGTGAATTAGATCACCATACAGCAGAGCAGTTACGCCAACAGGTGGAAGAACGCTTTGAACAATTCGAGCTAAAACATATTGTTTTAAATCTAGAAAACTTGTCATTTATGGATAGTTCAGGTCTTGGTGTCATTTTAGGCCGCTATAAACAAGTGAAAAACATTGGTGGGGAAATGGTTGTTTGTGCAATTTCTCCGGCAGTTAAGCGGTTATTTGAAATGTCAGGGTTGTTCAAAATCATCCGTCTAGAAGAAAGCGAGCAATTTGCACTACAGACGCTGGGGGTGGCCTAA
- the lysA gene encoding diaminopimelate decarboxylase yields MHLHGTSKINDRGHLEIGGVDSVELAKKYGTPVFVYDVALMRQRAYDFKQAFQDLGITAQVAYASKAFSCVAMVQLANELGLSLDVVSGGELHTAMVAGFPMERVHFHGNNKSYQEMEMAVEAGIGCFVVDNFYELEQLEQLSKKHGTIVSILLRTTPGVEAHTHEYISTGQEDSKFGFDLISGQVDRAIQISEASSHVNLLGLHCHIGSQIFETRGFVLAVEKIFSFIQKWKKELGFVPTVLNLGGGFGIRYVEGDTPLPAADYIKATVAAVKQQAELLEVDIPEIWIEPGRSIVGDAGTTLYTLGSQKEIPNVRHYLSVDGGMTDNLRPALYQAEYEGVLANRATEEATEKFSIAGKCCESGDMLIWDLPLPKANHEDILAVFCTGAYGYSMANNYNRIPRPPVVFVEDGEDTLVVNRETYEDIVRLDLPLLVKTKETI; encoded by the coding sequence ATGCATTTACATGGAACTAGTAAAATAAATGATCGCGGTCATCTTGAAATTGGGGGAGTCGATTCCGTTGAATTGGCTAAAAAATACGGTACGCCTGTTTTTGTTTATGATGTTGCTTTAATGAGACAGAGAGCGTATGACTTTAAACAAGCTTTCCAAGACCTAGGTATAACGGCTCAGGTAGCGTATGCTAGTAAGGCGTTTAGCTGTGTAGCGATGGTGCAACTTGCGAATGAGCTTGGTTTAAGCTTAGATGTTGTGTCAGGTGGGGAACTTCATACGGCAATGGTCGCAGGATTTCCGATGGAACGAGTTCATTTCCATGGGAATAACAAAAGTTATCAGGAGATGGAAATGGCTGTCGAAGCTGGAATCGGTTGTTTTGTCGTAGACAATTTTTATGAGTTAGAGCAGTTAGAACAACTTAGCAAAAAACATGGTACAATCGTATCGATTTTACTGCGAACCACGCCTGGCGTAGAAGCGCATACACATGAGTATATTTCAACGGGTCAAGAAGATTCAAAGTTCGGATTTGATTTAATTAGTGGTCAAGTTGACCGTGCGATTCAAATCTCAGAAGCATCATCACATGTCAACTTACTTGGATTACATTGTCATATTGGTTCTCAAATTTTTGAAACAAGAGGGTTTGTGTTAGCAGTTGAAAAAATCTTTTCTTTTATTCAAAAGTGGAAAAAAGAACTTGGATTTGTGCCGACCGTGTTAAACCTTGGTGGCGGATTTGGTATCAGGTATGTGGAAGGAGATACCCCGTTACCTGCAGCGGATTACATTAAAGCAACTGTCGCTGCGGTGAAACAACAAGCTGAACTGTTAGAAGTGGACATTCCTGAAATCTGGATTGAGCCAGGCCGTTCTATTGTCGGTGATGCAGGAACAACCCTATATACGCTTGGTTCACAAAAAGAAATTCCTAATGTACGCCATTACTTATCTGTAGATGGAGGAATGACTGATAACTTGCGCCCAGCTCTTTATCAAGCGGAGTATGAAGGTGTTCTTGCGAATCGTGCGACCGAAGAAGCAACAGAGAAATTCTCAATTGCAGGAAAATGCTGTGAAAGTGGAGATATGCTTATCTGGGATTTACCACTACCAAAAGCAAATCATGAAGATATCTTAGCTGTGTTTTGTACAGGAGCTTATGGATACTCGATGGCAAACAACTATAACCGTATTCCACGTCCACCAGTAGTATTTGTTGAAGATGGTGAAGATACACTCGTTGTGAATAGAGAAACATACGAAGATATAGTTCGTCTTGATTTACCGCTACTGGTAAAGACGAAAGAAACGATATAG
- a CDS encoding spore germination protein, producing the protein MEANIPKHANKMSVSSNITENAKNLKTRLGMDKSFDVCQRKLKILEKEVHIYFVNGLTDTQFMIEQLKGLMQLDDTEKRKDLNVISIKEKIQNHLVHVQVDPIKSLDEVIFFMLSGLMAVFIEGEDEALMIDVRSYPSRGPDEPDTERVVRGARDGYTENIIVNTGLTRRRIRDERLRHEIMQVGQRSQTDICMSYIDGIADPTLVEIIRKEIVSIDIDGLTMADKVVEEFIVKQGFNPFPMVRYTERPDVAATHLLEGHIIVFVDGSPSVIITPTTIFHHVQHAEEYRQAPAIGTFLRWVRYSGMLIALFILPLWLLMVMQPSLLPEMLEFIGPNDTNNVPIFAQIILAEIGIELLRMAAIHTPSPLATALGLVAALLIGDIAITVGLFTPEVILYVALGAIGTFATPSYELGIALKIMRILLLTVVAIFKLPGFVIGTTLLILFLANIRSFNKPYLWPFLPLDPQAMWNILVRVAVPSVKRRPRITNPGDPIKQGE; encoded by the coding sequence ATGGAAGCAAATATTCCTAAGCATGCGAATAAAATGTCTGTTTCCTCCAATATCACAGAAAACGCAAAGAATTTAAAAACTAGACTCGGAATGGACAAAAGCTTTGATGTCTGTCAGCGTAAACTCAAAATATTGGAAAAGGAAGTTCATATCTATTTTGTGAATGGATTAACAGACACGCAATTTATGATTGAGCAATTAAAAGGGCTCATGCAACTCGATGATACTGAAAAAAGAAAAGACTTAAATGTGATTTCGATTAAGGAAAAAATTCAAAATCATTTAGTTCATGTCCAAGTGGATCCTATTAAATCGTTGGACGAAGTTATTTTCTTTATGCTTTCAGGGTTAATGGCTGTCTTTATTGAAGGTGAAGATGAGGCATTGATGATTGATGTTCGTTCATACCCTTCAAGAGGACCTGATGAGCCTGATACAGAAAGAGTGGTCCGCGGAGCTCGTGACGGTTATACCGAAAATATTATTGTTAATACCGGATTAACAAGAAGACGAATTCGAGATGAGAGACTTCGTCATGAAATTATGCAAGTCGGCCAGCGTTCTCAAACGGACATATGCATGTCCTATATTGATGGAATTGCAGACCCGACGCTCGTAGAAATTATTCGTAAAGAGATTGTTTCGATTGATATTGATGGATTAACAATGGCGGATAAAGTCGTTGAAGAATTCATTGTAAAACAAGGATTTAACCCATTTCCAATGGTTCGCTATACAGAGCGACCAGATGTTGCAGCAACCCATTTACTAGAGGGGCACATTATCGTATTTGTCGATGGTTCACCAAGTGTGATTATTACCCCAACTACGATTTTTCATCATGTTCAACATGCTGAAGAATATCGCCAGGCCCCAGCAATCGGGACATTTTTACGCTGGGTAAGATACAGTGGGATGCTCATTGCTTTATTTATTTTACCACTCTGGTTACTAATGGTCATGCAACCTAGTTTATTGCCAGAGATGCTTGAGTTTATTGGTCCAAATGATACAAATAATGTTCCGATTTTCGCGCAGATTATTCTTGCTGAAATTGGAATTGAGCTATTGCGAATGGCCGCCATTCATACACCATCACCATTAGCAACAGCTCTCGGCTTAGTTGCAGCCCTTTTAATAGGGGATATCGCGATAACGGTTGGTTTGTTTACACCAGAGGTTATATTGTATGTAGCCTTAGGGGCAATTGGAACCTTTGCTACACCAAGTTATGAGCTAGGGATAGCTTTAAAAATCATGAGAATATTGTTACTTACTGTAGTAGCTATTTTTAAACTTCCAGGCTTCGTAATTGGTACAACATTATTAATTTTATTTCTTGCCAATATCCGTTCGTTTAATAAACCGTACTTATGGCCGTTTTTACCACTTGACCCACAGGCGATGTGGAATATTTTAGTTCGCGTTGCTGTCCCTTCAGTTAAACGAAGACCAAGGATTACTAATCCAGGTGATCCAATCAAACAAGGTGAATAA
- the spoVAC gene encoding stage V sporulation protein AC: MEDQKKKQKQYLKKIKPLQPKRPIFKNGIKAYVIGGIICAIGQGISNFYLFTFDLTERTVISPTIATLILIAALLTGFGVYDRLGQFAGAGALVPVTGFSNAMTSAALEHKSEGLVFGIGSNMFKIAGAVIVFGVVSAYLVGLTRLLVQTLIN; the protein is encoded by the coding sequence ATGGAAGACCAGAAGAAAAAACAAAAGCAATATCTAAAAAAGATAAAGCCTTTACAGCCCAAACGACCGATTTTTAAAAATGGCATAAAGGCATATGTCATCGGTGGGATTATTTGTGCCATTGGCCAAGGAATATCGAACTTTTACCTTTTTACATTTGATTTAACAGAAAGAACAGTCATTAGTCCAACGATTGCCACGCTGATCCTCATCGCAGCGCTTTTAACAGGCTTTGGGGTTTATGACCGCTTAGGGCAATTTGCTGGTGCTGGTGCATTGGTTCCGGTGACAGGGTTCTCGAACGCGATGACGAGCGCGGCCCTTGAACATAAAAGTGAAGGTCTTGTATTTGGAATTGGTTCAAATATGTTTAAAATAGCGGGGGCCGTTATTGTATTTGGCGTTGTATCGGCTTATCTTGTTGGTCTTACCAGGTTACTCGTACAAACGTTAATAAATTAA
- a CDS encoding stage V sporulation protein AA, with translation MGQSQSIYIRMRHHVRVNLGQNVTVGDVAQVIAEPSLKKEIDKLIIHRVKREDKNFIIIDVMAVIETITTSSLHVSGDIQSLGNAQSILEVEMKQRKLTPILFCLIWLLLFFGAALAIMNFHEDVSMREVHQRIFKVVTGNESAKPLLLQIPYSIGLGLGMILFFNHVFKKRINEEPSPLEVEMFKYQQDLNQYLIIHENKENKESEKKSDGD, from the coding sequence ATGGGGCAGAGTCAATCGATTTACATTAGAATGAGACACCATGTGCGGGTGAACCTCGGACAGAATGTCACGGTCGGAGATGTGGCTCAAGTCATTGCAGAGCCTTCTCTAAAAAAAGAAATTGACAAATTGATTATTCATCGAGTGAAAAGGGAGGACAAAAATTTTATCATCATCGATGTGATGGCAGTTATTGAAACAATAACCACGTCATCACTTCATGTTTCCGGAGACATTCAATCGTTGGGAAATGCACAATCGATTTTAGAGGTTGAAATGAAGCAACGGAAACTAACACCGATTTTATTTTGTTTAATCTGGTTACTGTTATTTTTTGGTGCAGCTTTAGCAATCATGAACTTTCATGAAGATGTAAGCATGAGAGAAGTCCATCAGCGAATTTTCAAAGTAGTCACAGGAAATGAGTCAGCAAAGCCATTATTGTTGCAAATCCCTTATTCCATTGGTTTAGGTTTAGGGATGATTTTATTTTTTAACCATGTTTTTAAAAAGCGAATTAATGAAGAACCAAGTCCTTTGGAAGTGGAAATGTTTAAGTATCAACAGGATTTAAACCAATACCTTATCATCCACGAAAACAAAGAAAACAAAGAAAGCGAAAAAAAATCGGATGGTGATTGA
- the sigF gene encoding RNA polymerase sporulation sigma factor SigF, translated as MDVEVKQENNDAYLKDNEVKKLIEKSQAGDQDARDTIVNRNTRLVWSVVQRFLNRGYEPDDLFQIGCIGLIKSIDKFDLSYDVKFSTYAVPMIIGEIQRFLRDDGTVKVSRSIKELGNKIRKMKDELSKTLGRVPTVNEIAEKLEITPEEVVFAGEASRSLTSIHETVYENDGDPITLLDQIADSSETKWFEKIALKEAIRHLDERERLIVYLRYYKDQTQSEVANRLGISQVQVSRLEKKILDQIKEQME; from the coding sequence ATGGATGTGGAGGTAAAGCAGGAAAACAATGATGCATACTTAAAGGATAATGAAGTCAAGAAGCTCATTGAAAAAAGTCAGGCAGGGGACCAGGATGCCAGGGATACGATTGTTAATCGGAATACCAGACTTGTATGGTCAGTTGTCCAACGTTTCTTAAACAGAGGGTATGAGCCTGATGACTTATTTCAAATTGGTTGTATCGGTTTGATTAAATCTATTGATAAATTCGACCTTTCTTATGATGTGAAGTTCTCGACATATGCGGTACCTATGATAATTGGAGAAATTCAACGTTTTCTTCGTGACGATGGAACGGTTAAGGTCAGTCGTTCGATAAAGGAACTAGGAAATAAAATTCGGAAAATGAAAGACGAGCTGTCCAAAACACTTGGACGGGTTCCTACTGTAAATGAAATTGCTGAAAAGCTAGAAATTACACCAGAGGAAGTCGTTTTTGCTGGAGAAGCAAGTCGCTCTCTTACATCAATTCATGAGACCGTTTATGAAAACGATGGAGATCCGATTACTCTTCTAGACCAAATTGCTGATAGTTCGGAAACCAAGTGGTTTGAAAAAATTGCATTAAAGGAAGCGATTCGTCATTTAGACGAGCGCGAACGTCTAATTGTCTATTTACGGTACTATAAAGATCAAACTCAATCAGAGGTAGCCAATCGCTTGGGAATCTCCCAAGTACAAGTATCGAGACTTGAAAAGAAAATATTGGATCAGATTAAAGAGCAGATGGAGTAA
- a CDS encoding stage V sporulation protein AB — MVIEAVLSIFIGLGGGLAVGGGFVAFLSVLGIVPRLTQLSKTQKYIAIYEWSVVLGALTGATASLNDLELHLTEWLLLPIGLACGMFVGMLAAALTEVLNVLPILSKRIGVQEKIVILLMAIVLGKMFGSLFHWVYFVDH; from the coding sequence ATGGTGATTGAAGCGGTTCTGTCAATTTTTATTGGACTTGGTGGAGGACTTGCGGTGGGCGGCGGTTTCGTTGCATTTCTATCTGTATTAGGAATTGTTCCTCGTTTGACCCAACTATCGAAAACTCAAAAGTATATTGCCATTTATGAATGGAGTGTTGTCTTAGGAGCGTTAACGGGAGCAACCGCTAGTTTGAATGATTTAGAACTTCATCTAACGGAATGGCTTTTACTTCCGATCGGCTTAGCTTGTGGGATGTTTGTAGGAATGTTAGCTGCTGCATTAACAGAAGTGTTAAATGTCTTGCCGATTCTTTCTAAACGTATAGGAGTCCAAGAAAAGATAGTGATTTTATTAATGGCAATAGTGTTAGGTAAAATGTTTGGCTCATTGTTCCACTGGGTTTATTTTGTGGACCACTAG
- a CDS encoding stage V sporulation protein AE, whose protein sequence is MRDKKRVILITDGDDHARKAVEIVAKQIGGRCISSSAGNPTRLTGNELISLIHKAPHDPVLVMFDDCGFHEKGQGEEAMRIVANEKTIEVIGAIAVASSTHSHEWTKVDISIDRTGKLTEFGVDKYGLPDLEVGRIDGDTVYILDELNIPFIVGIGDVGKMAGQDIVEKGAPITKKAVELILERSRTNGSKYS, encoded by the coding sequence ATGAGAGACAAAAAACGCGTCATTTTAATTACGGATGGGGACGACCATGCGAGAAAAGCAGTTGAAATTGTAGCTAAGCAAATTGGTGGTCGTTGCATTTCAAGTTCTGCAGGGAACCCTACAAGATTAACTGGAAATGAACTGATTTCTCTCATACACAAAGCACCACATGACCCTGTACTGGTGATGTTTGACGATTGTGGTTTTCATGAAAAAGGCCAGGGTGAAGAAGCAATGAGAATTGTTGCGAATGAAAAAACAATAGAAGTTATTGGAGCAATTGCTGTGGCCTCTTCTACGCATTCCCACGAATGGACCAAAGTCGATATCAGTATCGATCGTACTGGGAAATTAACAGAATTTGGAGTGGACAAATATGGGTTACCAGACCTAGAAGTAGGAAGAATAGATGGCGACACCGTTTATATCTTGGATGAGTTAAATATTCCTTTCATTGTTGGCATAGGAGATGTCGGTAAAATGGCAGGACAGGATATTGTGGAAAAAGGCGCTCCCATAACGAAAAAAGCGGTTGAACTTATTCTAGAAAGGAGCAGAACCAATGGAAGCAAATATTCCTAA
- the spoIIAB gene encoding anti-sigma F factor, protein MKNSMEMKFSALSQNESFARVTVGAFVAQLDPTMDELTEIKTVVSEAVTNAIIHGYHNQPEGMVYISVVLENDTVELTIKDEGVGIDNVDEARQPLYTTKPELERSGMGFTIMENFMDEISVSTEPMMGTTVYLKKHLSKSKAMCN, encoded by the coding sequence ATGAAAAATAGTATGGAAATGAAATTTTCAGCACTAAGTCAAAATGAGTCATTCGCCCGTGTTACAGTAGGTGCATTTGTTGCCCAATTGGATCCGACAATGGATGAATTAACAGAAATTAAAACGGTAGTTTCTGAGGCTGTGACGAATGCAATTATTCATGGTTATCACAATCAACCAGAAGGTATGGTGTACATTTCTGTTGTCCTAGAGAACGATACGGTCGAGTTAACGATTAAGGACGAAGGTGTAGGAATTGATAACGTAGATGAAGCAAGACAACCATTGTATACAACTAAACCAGAATTAGAGCGTTCGGGTATGGGCTTTACGATTATGGAAAATTTTATGGATGAAATCTCGGTTTCAACAGAACCGATGATGGGAACAACTGTGTACTTAAAAAAGCATCTGTCTAAAAGTAAAGCGATGTGTAATTAA